Proteins from one Microbacterium sufflavum genomic window:
- a CDS encoding FAD:protein FMN transferase, translated as MAGWRFEAIGTHWEIETSSPLPEPVRSAVSAVIERFDRAWSRFRADSEVSRLGREGGTLASADAAPMLDAYRALTTATDGAVNPLVADSLAALGYDREYSLVPRDPLAAPADWTERVSWTSTGVTASAPALLDVGALGKGRLVDLVMTELAEVPDDVVVDAGGDLRVRGSGERVALEHPYDPRKAVGVVEVRDGALCASAVNRRAWGDGLHHVLDARTGVPVRTWAATWALAPDAMIADAVATALFFDGGPALALAWGVEWVRMTTDGRLQWSPGCPAELFTVGGPGRAAAD; from the coding sequence ATGGCGGGTTGGCGTTTCGAGGCGATCGGCACGCACTGGGAGATCGAGACGTCATCGCCGCTCCCGGAGCCCGTCCGATCCGCCGTGTCGGCGGTGATCGAGAGGTTCGACCGCGCCTGGTCGCGGTTCCGGGCCGACTCGGAGGTCTCGCGGCTCGGGCGCGAGGGCGGGACGCTGGCCTCCGCCGACGCGGCGCCCATGCTCGACGCGTATCGCGCGCTGACCACGGCGACCGACGGGGCCGTCAACCCTCTCGTCGCCGACAGTCTCGCCGCCCTGGGCTACGACCGGGAGTACTCGCTCGTGCCGCGGGACCCGCTCGCCGCGCCCGCGGACTGGACGGAGCGGGTCTCGTGGACCTCGACCGGGGTGACCGCGTCGGCTCCGGCCCTGCTCGACGTCGGCGCGCTCGGCAAGGGTCGCCTGGTGGACCTGGTGATGACGGAACTGGCGGAGGTGCCGGACGACGTCGTGGTCGACGCGGGCGGTGACCTCCGGGTCCGCGGCTCCGGTGAGCGCGTCGCCCTGGAGCATCCGTACGACCCGCGGAAGGCCGTGGGCGTGGTCGAGGTGCGTGACGGCGCGCTGTGCGCCTCGGCCGTGAACCGCCGCGCGTGGGGAGACGGGCTGCATCACGTGCTGGACGCCCGCACCGGGGTGCCCGTGCGCACCTGGGCGGCGACCTGGGCGCTGGCGCCCGACGCGATGATCGCCGACGCCGTGGCCACCGCGCTGTTCTTCGACGGGGGCCCGGCGCTCGCCCTGGCCTGGGGCGTGGAGTGGGTGCGCATGACCACCGATGGGCGCCTGCAGTGGTCGCCGGGCTGTCCGGCCGAGCTGTTCACGGTGGGCGGGCCTGGCCGGGCGGCCGCTGACTAG
- a CDS encoding ribose-phosphate diphosphokinase codes for MARKKKTVDLDRDNGVAPGIIAKTKKRLVVAGGRSHPELTAAVAEALGTEIAPVEHRTFASGEIYARFEVSIRGVDLFLIQTFGEPVNEWLMETLIMIDAAKRASAKRITVVAPYYPYSRQDKKGRGREPISARLVADLLKTAGADRVMSVDLHAAQIQGFFDGPVDHLFAKPVLLDHFERTLSPDDREILTVVSPDMGRVRVADTWSDSLGAPLAIIHKRRDPKVANQVSVHEIVGAVEGRTCLLVDDMIDTGGTIVKAAQALKANGAHRVIVAATHAIFSDPASERLQDASIDEVVVTDTIPLSASRRWGNLTILPIAPLLARAIHEVFEDGSVTSMFGGDA; via the coding sequence ATGGCCCGGAAGAAGAAGACGGTCGACCTGGATCGCGACAACGGGGTGGCCCCCGGGATCATCGCGAAGACCAAGAAGCGGCTCGTCGTCGCGGGCGGGCGCTCCCACCCCGAGCTGACAGCGGCCGTCGCCGAGGCCCTGGGCACCGAGATCGCGCCGGTGGAGCACCGCACGTTCGCGTCGGGGGAGATCTACGCCCGCTTCGAGGTCTCGATCCGCGGCGTCGACCTCTTCCTCATCCAGACCTTCGGTGAACCGGTGAACGAGTGGCTCATGGAGACGCTCATCATGATCGACGCCGCCAAGCGCGCGTCGGCCAAGCGCATCACCGTCGTCGCCCCCTACTATCCGTATTCGCGCCAGGACAAGAAGGGCCGCGGCCGTGAGCCGATCAGCGCCCGCCTGGTCGCCGACCTGCTCAAGACGGCCGGCGCCGACCGCGTCATGAGCGTCGACCTGCACGCGGCGCAGATCCAGGGCTTCTTCGACGGCCCGGTCGACCATCTCTTCGCCAAGCCGGTGCTGCTCGACCACTTCGAGCGCACGCTGAGCCCGGACGACCGCGAGATCCTCACGGTCGTCTCGCCCGACATGGGCCGCGTCCGCGTCGCCGACACGTGGTCGGACAGCCTCGGTGCGCCGCTGGCGATCATCCACAAGCGCCGCGACCCGAAGGTCGCCAACCAGGTGTCGGTGCACGAGATCGTCGGCGCCGTCGAGGGGCGCACGTGCCTCCTGGTCGACGACATGATCGACACCGGTGGCACGATCGTGAAGGCCGCTCAGGCGCTCAAGGCCAACGGCGCGCACCGTGTGATCGTGGCCGCGACCCACGCGATCTTCAGCGACCCCGCCTCGGAGCGGTTGCAGGACGCCTCGATCGATGAGGTCGTCGTGACGGACACGATCCCGCTGTCGGCGTCGCGCCGCTGGGGCAACCTCACGATCCTGCCGATCGCCCCCCTGCTGGCCAGGGCGATCCACGAGGTGTTCGAGGACGGCTCCGTGACGAGCATGTTCGGCGGCGACGCCTGA
- a CDS encoding response regulator transcription factor, translating to MTSDLPELRRPDGSPLRILAVDDEQMLTDLLAMALRMEGWEVRTASSGLEAIQVAKEFEPDALVLDIMMPDLDGMSVLKRLRDAGNLVPVLFLTAKDAVGDRVAGLTAGGDDYVTKPFSLEEVIARLRAIIRRTGHATADDGQSILRVADLTLNEDSHEVVRDGTEIELTATEFELLRYLMRNERRVLSKAQILDRVWSYDFGGKSSVVELYISYLRKKIDAGRTPLLHTVRGVGYMIKAPQ from the coding sequence ATGACCAGCGACCTGCCCGAACTGCGCCGCCCCGACGGCTCCCCTCTGCGCATCCTCGCCGTGGACGACGAGCAGATGCTCACCGACCTGCTCGCCATGGCCCTGCGGATGGAGGGGTGGGAGGTGCGCACCGCGTCGTCCGGCCTCGAGGCCATCCAGGTGGCCAAGGAGTTCGAGCCGGACGCGCTCGTGCTCGACATCATGATGCCCGACCTCGACGGGATGTCCGTGCTCAAGCGGCTCCGCGATGCGGGCAACCTCGTGCCCGTGCTGTTCCTCACGGCCAAGGACGCCGTCGGCGACCGCGTGGCGGGCCTCACCGCCGGCGGCGACGACTACGTGACCAAGCCGTTCAGCCTCGAAGAGGTGATCGCCCGCCTGCGCGCGATCATCCGCCGCACCGGTCACGCGACCGCAGACGACGGGCAGTCCATCCTCCGCGTGGCCGACCTCACGCTCAACGAGGACAGCCACGAGGTCGTGCGCGACGGCACCGAGATCGAACTGACCGCGACCGAGTTCGAGCTGCTGCGCTACCTGATGCGCAACGAGCGCCGCGTGCTGTCGAAGGCGCAGATCCTCGACCGGGTGTGGAGCTACGACTTCGGCGGGAAGTCGTCGGTGGTCGAGCTGTACATCTCCTACCTGCGCAAGAAGATCGACGCCGGACGCACTCCTCTGCTGCACACGGTGCGCGGCGTCGGCTACATGATCAAGGCCCCGCAGTGA
- a CDS encoding FMN-binding protein, with the protein MIRTTVPTSVRTGSALLGVAGLVVLAGCAGTPDAADSSNASTAPTGSSSSSGGGDAAGSYNDGTYTAEGSYQTPETVEQISVTLTLADGVVTDVEVTGDPKAPETEQYQGQFIDGIADEVVGKPIDELNVSRVAGSSLTSGGFNDAVESIKEQAAS; encoded by the coding sequence ATGATCCGCACGACCGTACCCACGTCCGTCCGCACCGGTTCCGCGCTTCTCGGGGTCGCCGGCCTGGTCGTGCTCGCGGGGTGCGCGGGCACCCCCGACGCCGCCGACTCGTCGAACGCTTCGACGGCGCCGACGGGTTCGAGCTCGTCGTCCGGCGGGGGCGACGCCGCGGGCTCCTACAACGACGGCACCTACACCGCCGAGGGGTCGTACCAGACCCCGGAGACGGTCGAGCAGATCTCGGTCACTCTCACGCTCGCGGACGGCGTCGTGACCGACGTCGAGGTGACGGGCGACCCGAAGGCACCCGAGACCGAGCAGTATCAGGGCCAGTTCATCGACGGCATCGCGGACGAGGTCGTGGGCAAGCCCATCGACGAGCTGAACGTGAGCCGCGTCGCGGGGTCGTCGCTCACCAGCGGCGGCTTCAACGACGCGGTCGAGTCGATCAAGGAGCAGGCCGCCTCCTAG
- a CDS encoding FAD-dependent oxidoreductase, which translates to MITTFAAARQRVLAVLGALSMYRLVLFALIALAAIALVLSLFGVIVSPTPVELVVSFAVLAAVISAVDAAAQRILRLPWRIESSLVTALILLFVLRPGAEPAALLGLAIAGAVASVSKYVIAWRGRHIFNPAAFGAAVVSILGAFGAFAWLGTSSSWWVGTPVLAVPVVLLGVAVLWRTEKIRVVSLFLVAAVATSLVRQAVQAAQFDIPFDLVTALSFAVLQSPFLFLGAFMLSEPLTLPPRRRQQLAVAVLVGVLAGWPISVAGLFTLGQERALLIGNLLAFAFAVRGSVRLVLERRTFVTPTAQELTFRAKGRVRFLAGQYLELDVPHRRPDARGTRREFSIVSAPADLPTLRIAYKNGDQKHPSSYKRALAAAEPGATFAVTGTWGDFVLPRGEQPVLMVAAGIGVTPVVSQLRQLRATGQQRDVVLVYVAAEAAELAFREELEATGVRTVVFTRDEPTGLPAHWSWARGARLGAESLEQAVPDLAERHAFISGPPRLIADLAPALQRARSLTTDAFAGY; encoded by the coding sequence GTGATCACGACATTCGCCGCTGCACGCCAGCGCGTCCTCGCCGTGCTGGGCGCGCTGTCGATGTACCGCCTGGTGCTCTTCGCCCTCATCGCCCTCGCCGCGATCGCCCTCGTCCTGTCGCTGTTCGGGGTGATCGTGTCGCCGACGCCCGTCGAGCTCGTGGTGTCGTTCGCGGTGCTCGCGGCCGTGATCTCGGCGGTGGACGCGGCGGCGCAGCGCATCCTCCGGCTGCCGTGGCGGATCGAGTCGTCGCTGGTGACCGCGCTCATCCTGCTGTTCGTGTTGCGTCCCGGTGCGGAGCCCGCGGCCCTGCTCGGGCTCGCGATCGCGGGCGCCGTGGCGAGCGTGTCGAAGTACGTGATCGCCTGGCGCGGCCGCCACATCTTCAACCCGGCGGCCTTCGGTGCGGCGGTCGTCTCGATCCTCGGCGCGTTCGGAGCCTTCGCGTGGCTGGGTACCTCGTCGTCGTGGTGGGTCGGCACTCCGGTACTCGCCGTGCCGGTGGTGCTGCTCGGGGTCGCCGTGCTCTGGCGCACCGAGAAGATCCGGGTCGTGTCGCTCTTCCTCGTGGCCGCGGTGGCCACGTCCCTGGTGCGCCAGGCCGTGCAGGCGGCGCAGTTCGACATCCCGTTCGACCTCGTCACGGCGCTGTCGTTCGCGGTGCTGCAGTCGCCGTTCCTGTTCCTCGGCGCGTTCATGCTGTCCGAGCCGCTCACGCTCCCGCCGCGACGGCGACAGCAGCTCGCGGTCGCGGTCCTGGTCGGTGTGCTCGCCGGCTGGCCGATCTCGGTGGCCGGGCTGTTCACGCTCGGCCAGGAGCGGGCGCTGCTGATCGGCAACCTGCTCGCCTTCGCGTTCGCGGTGCGCGGCTCGGTGCGGCTCGTGCTGGAGCGTCGCACCTTCGTCACCCCGACCGCGCAGGAGCTCACGTTCCGCGCGAAGGGGCGGGTCCGGTTCCTCGCCGGCCAGTACCTCGAGCTGGACGTGCCGCACCGCCGTCCCGACGCGCGGGGCACTCGACGGGAGTTCAGCATCGTCTCGGCACCGGCCGACCTGCCGACTCTGCGCATCGCGTACAAGAACGGCGACCAGAAGCACCCGTCCAGCTACAAGCGCGCGCTGGCGGCCGCGGAGCCGGGGGCGACGTTCGCGGTCACCGGCACGTGGGGCGACTTCGTCCTGCCGCGCGGCGAGCAGCCCGTGCTCATGGTCGCGGCGGGCATCGGCGTGACGCCGGTCGTGTCGCAGTTGCGGCAGCTGCGGGCCACGGGTCAGCAGCGCGACGTGGTGCTGGTCTACGTCGCCGCGGAGGCCGCGGAGCTCGCGTTCCGGGAGGAGCTGGAGGCGACCGGCGTGCGGACGGTGGTGTTCACGCGCGACGAGCCCACCGGGCTTCCCGCGCACTGGTCCTGGGCGCGGGGCGCGCGCCTGGGTGCGGAGTCGCTCGAGCAGGCCGTGCCCGACCTGGCCGAGCGGCACGCGTTCATCTCCGGACCGCCGCGGCTGATCGCCGACCTCGCGCCGGCGCTGCAGAGGGCGCGCAGCCTCACGACCGACGCGTTCGCGGGTTACTGA
- a CDS encoding sensor histidine kinase has product MTRRPMSLQTRLMTAVIGFVSLILVIVAIITSATLGSTLEQQLDDKVKGYAVTIRDQVVERVAPSDATVENILYRIDPVPGLLLSVGSPVAGATGVAFHDNRAELSNRSTTLTSEQLRQLYGTVALGTQGTITFDGLGSYRVFATTASNGVVVVTGLPRDEIQNQLTQLLTVIVLATVGGLILLALTTAVTIRVSLRPLRAVAATATRVANQQLDRGEVSITERVPPAEADPRTETGLVGAALNKLLDHVDVSLAARQKNEERMRQFVADASHELRTPLASIRGYSELSLRALRQADAATDPAKAPEAIEGTTSSLERIQAQSLRMTRLVEDLLLLARLDEGRELVYSNVDLAQLALEGLSDARPTAPEHHWSIEVPDEPVLILGDAGRMHQVVANLLANARAHTPAGTTVTLSVAREGDDAVLRVHDDGPGIDPAIRDELFARFARGDTSRARQTGGTGLGLAIVKAIVEGHGGVIDVTSEPGDTTFTVRIPSAPAPAPAQ; this is encoded by the coding sequence ATGACGCGACGCCCCATGAGCCTGCAGACGCGGCTCATGACGGCCGTGATCGGCTTCGTGTCGCTCATCCTCGTCATCGTCGCCATCATCACCAGCGCTACCCTCGGCAGCACGCTCGAACAGCAGCTCGACGACAAGGTCAAGGGCTACGCCGTCACGATCCGCGATCAGGTCGTCGAGCGGGTCGCGCCGTCCGATGCGACCGTCGAGAACATCCTCTACCGCATCGACCCCGTGCCGGGGCTGCTGCTCTCGGTGGGAAGCCCCGTCGCCGGTGCCACGGGCGTCGCGTTCCACGACAACCGCGCCGAGCTCAGCAACCGGTCGACCACCCTCACCTCCGAGCAGCTGCGACAGCTGTACGGCACGGTCGCCCTCGGCACCCAGGGCACCATCACGTTCGACGGGCTCGGCTCGTACCGCGTCTTCGCGACCACCGCGAGCAACGGCGTCGTCGTGGTCACCGGACTCCCCCGCGACGAGATCCAGAACCAGCTCACGCAGCTGCTCACCGTGATCGTGCTCGCGACCGTGGGCGGCCTGATCCTCCTCGCCCTCACCACCGCGGTGACCATCCGGGTGAGCCTTCGTCCGCTGCGCGCGGTCGCCGCGACCGCCACCCGGGTCGCGAACCAGCAGCTCGACCGCGGCGAGGTCAGCATCACCGAGCGCGTGCCGCCCGCCGAGGCCGATCCGCGCACGGAGACCGGGCTGGTGGGCGCGGCGCTCAACAAGCTGCTCGACCACGTGGACGTCTCCCTCGCCGCTCGACAGAAGAACGAGGAGCGCATGCGGCAGTTCGTCGCCGACGCGAGCCACGAGCTGCGCACCCCGCTCGCCTCGATCCGCGGCTACTCCGAGCTCTCCCTGCGCGCGCTCCGTCAGGCGGACGCCGCGACCGACCCCGCCAAGGCCCCCGAGGCGATCGAGGGCACCACGTCGTCGCTCGAGCGCATCCAGGCGCAGTCGCTGCGCATGACCAGGCTCGTGGAGGACCTGCTGCTGCTCGCCCGTCTCGACGAGGGCCGCGAGCTCGTCTACAGCAACGTCGACCTCGCGCAGCTCGCGCTGGAGGGCCTCTCCGACGCGCGGCCGACCGCACCCGAGCACCACTGGAGCATCGAGGTCCCGGACGAGCCGGTGCTGATCCTGGGCGATGCCGGGCGCATGCACCAGGTGGTGGCGAACCTGCTCGCGAACGCCAGGGCACACACCCCGGCGGGGACCACGGTGACGCTCAGCGTCGCCAGGGAGGGCGACGACGCCGTGCTCCGCGTGCACGACGACGGGCCGGGCATCGACCCCGCGATCCGCGACGAGCTCTTCGCCCGCTTCGCCCGCGGTGACACCTCGCGCGCCCGTCAGACCGGCGGCACCGGGCTCGGCCTCGCGATCGTGAAGGCCATCGTCGAGGGGCACGGGGGCGTGATCGACGTGACCAGCGAGCCGGGTGACACCACCTTCACGGTGCGGATCCCGTCCGCGCCCGCTCCGGCCCCCGCTCAGTAA